The proteins below are encoded in one region of Thermoplasmata archaeon:
- a CDS encoding radical SAM protein — MLISDALGLCADCIKGRPEEALPIALGAHAESRRRFGLPPHPPGRPLPFTRARPAGGQPGPPPAAPGLSGVSGASGVPGAMEPPSHPDHARKVRCTLCANECAMAGGERGYCGLRENRGGRLRHIAGTPIRGIVSAYYDPLPTNCVATDFCAGGSGAGYPRYAHYNGPERGYKNLAVFYGACSFDCLFCQNWHFRYMIERREAMSAEELAAMVDEKTSCICYFGGDPTPQMPHALAASRIALESARGILRICWETNGSMSPALLKKAAELSLRTGGTIKFDLKAWDENLHIALCGVSNRRTLENFRTVASMAVERPEPPLLTASTLLVPGYIGVEEVDALARFIASLDPSIPYSLLAFHPDFEMSDLPTTSRDEAMGCLEAAKSHLKRVRVGNLHLLS; from the coding sequence TTGCTCATATCGGATGCGCTGGGCCTCTGCGCTGACTGCATAAAGGGCAGGCCGGAGGAAGCCCTGCCCATCGCACTCGGGGCTCATGCGGAGAGCCGGAGGCGCTTCGGCCTCCCTCCCCACCCGCCCGGCCGCCCCCTCCCATTCACCCGCGCCCGACCCGCCGGCGGGCAGCCCGGGCCTCCCCCCGCCGCCCCCGGTCTCTCCGGTGTCTCCGGCGCTTCCGGCGTCCCCGGTGCCATGGAACCACCGTCCCATCCCGACCACGCGAGAAAAGTCCGCTGCACCCTGTGCGCCAATGAGTGCGCGATGGCGGGGGGCGAGAGGGGCTACTGCGGGCTCCGCGAGAACCGCGGCGGCCGGCTCCGCCACATCGCAGGAACCCCGATTAGGGGCATCGTGAGCGCCTATTACGACCCCCTCCCGACGAACTGCGTCGCCACCGACTTCTGCGCCGGCGGGTCTGGCGCCGGGTACCCGCGCTACGCTCACTATAATGGCCCGGAGAGGGGCTACAAAAATCTCGCCGTCTTCTACGGCGCCTGCTCCTTCGACTGCCTCTTCTGCCAGAACTGGCACTTCAGATATATGATAGAGAGGAGAGAGGCGATGAGCGCGGAGGAGCTCGCCGCGATGGTTGATGAAAAGACGTCGTGCATCTGTTATTTTGGCGGCGACCCGACGCCCCAGATGCCCCACGCCCTCGCGGCCTCCAGAATCGCTCTCGAGAGCGCAAGGGGAATTCTGCGCATATGCTGGGAGACCAACGGCTCGATGTCCCCCGCCCTACTCAAAAAGGCGGCAGAGCTCTCCCTGAGAACCGGCGGGACCATCAAGTTCGACCTGAAGGCATGGGACGAGAACCTCCACATCGCTTTATGCGGCGTCTCGAATCGCAGAACGCTAGAGAACTTCAGGACTGTGGCCAGCATGGCTGTTGAGAGGCCCGAGCCGCCGCTTCTGACCGCGAGCACCCTCCTCGTTCCCGGTTACATTGGCGTGGAGGAGGTGGACGCCCTAGCGCGCTTCATCGCCTCACTCGACCCATCCATACCCTACTCCCTCCTCGCCTTCCACCCTGACTTTGAGATGTCGGACCTCCCGACCACCTCCCGAGATGAGGCGATGGGGTGTTTGGAAGCAGCCAAGAGCCACCTGAAGAGGGTACGGGTGGGCAACCTCCACCTCCTCTCCTGA